A single window of Hyla sarda isolate aHylSar1 chromosome 2, aHylSar1.hap1, whole genome shotgun sequence DNA harbors:
- the MRPL43 gene encoding 39S ribosomal protein L43, mitochondrial, whose amino-acid sequence MTARGTASRFLQSVLHNGVGRYVCQLKRLTLIFSKDAQPSRGAREFIEEKVVDFAKQNPGVVVYISPKPCRVPKVVGEYLNGHIREVEINSKTAEEIAELIQKMARQSGLDIIRIRKPYHTDNPSIQGQWHPFTNKSTCINVQSFDAVSKQTGSP is encoded by the exons ATGACAGCAAGGGGCACTGCCAGCCGCTTCCTGCAGAGTGTGCTGCACAATGGAGTGGGGAGATATGTGTGCCAGCTCAAGAGGCTCACCCTGATCTTCAGTAAGGACGCGCAGCCCTCCCGGGGAGCCAG AGAGTTTATTGAAGAGAAAGTAGTTGACTTTGCTAAGCAGAATCCTGGTGTTGTTGTGTATATCAGCCCCAAGCCATGCAGAGTACCCAAAGTGGTGGGAGAATATT TGAATGGACACATAAGAGAAGTAGAAATCAACAGCAAGACTGCTGAAGAAATAGCAGAGCTTATACAGAAAATGGCCCGCCAGTCTGGTCTGGATATCATCCGTATTCGCAAACCTTATCACACTGACAACCCGAGCATTCAGGGACAGTGGCACCCATTCACCAACAAGTCAACCTGTATTAATGTACAGTCTTTTGATGCTGTCAGCAAACAGACGGGATCTCCATGA